Proteins from a genomic interval of Nostoc sp. TCL240-02:
- a CDS encoding trans-aconitate 2-methyltransferase encodes MQQLFPGEVFASTADFDIGIRQLIPRYDEMLEVISRCLPSTSLRILELGCGTGELSLKILKRFPNAQVIALDYSPRMLQFAQDKITASGYQKRWVGTQADFGDWANNPEKLDIGSKFDACVSSLAIHHLQDEMKLKLFSRIAASLTHDGCFWNGDPILPESSALAEVYQAAREEWSVEQGTDLTEIRAKLGVSSTQGYSSQDQLASLDAHLQMLSKAGFKTVAVPWKYYGLAVLGGWP; translated from the coding sequence ATGCAACAGTTATTTCCCGGAGAGGTATTCGCCAGCACTGCTGATTTTGACATTGGTATCCGCCAACTCATACCCAGATACGATGAGATGTTGGAGGTAATTAGCCGTTGTCTACCTTCCACAAGTCTGCGGATATTAGAATTAGGTTGTGGTACAGGCGAACTTAGTCTCAAAATACTCAAACGCTTTCCAAATGCCCAAGTAATTGCTCTAGATTACTCACCTCGAATGTTACAATTTGCCCAAGATAAAATTACAGCATCTGGATATCAAAAACGTTGGGTTGGTACACAAGCAGACTTTGGTGATTGGGCAAATAATCCAGAAAAATTAGATATTGGTAGCAAATTTGATGCCTGTGTCTCATCCTTGGCAATCCATCATCTCCAGGATGAGATGAAATTAAAGTTATTTAGCCGAATTGCTGCTAGCCTCACTCATGATGGCTGTTTTTGGAATGGAGACCCAATTTTACCAGAATCATCAGCCTTAGCAGAAGTTTATCAGGCTGCACGAGAAGAATGGTCAGTTGAACAGGGAACTGATTTAACAGAGATTCGTGCAAAGCTTGGTGTAAGCAGCACTCAAGGTTACTCTAGTCAAGATCAGCTAGCTAGCTTAGATGCTCATCTACAGATGTTGAGCAAAGCTGGATTTAAAACAGTTGCAGTACCTTGGAAATATTATGGTCTGGCGGTGTTAGGTGGCTGGCCATGA
- a CDS encoding D-alanine--D-alanine ligase, producing the protein MPVLNILHLVGSAHNNFYCDLSRLYAQDCLSAIADPSLYNFQIAYITPDRQWRFPDSLSREDIALTKPIPLFDAIQFLTGQNIDMMLPQMFCIPGMTQYRALFDLLKIPYIGNTPDIMAIAAHKARAKAIVEAAGVKVPRGELLRQGDVPTITPPAVVKPVSSDNSLGVVLVKDVNEYDAALKKAFEYADEVIVEAFIELGREVRCGIIVKDGELIGLPLEEYLVDPHDKPIRNYADKLQQTDDGDLHLTAKDNIKAWILDPNDPITQKVQQVAKRCHQALGCRHYSLFDFRIDPKGQPWFLEAGLYCSFAPKSVISSMAKAARIPLNDLLITAINETLGSNKKVLQN; encoded by the coding sequence ATGCCAGTACTTAATATCCTTCATTTAGTTGGGTCTGCACACAATAATTTTTACTGTGATTTATCACGTCTTTACGCCCAAGATTGTTTATCTGCAATAGCAGATCCATCGCTTTATAACTTTCAAATTGCATATATCACACCTGATCGGCAGTGGCGATTTCCTGACTCCCTCAGTCGAGAAGATATTGCTCTCACCAAACCGATTCCTCTGTTTGATGCCATACAATTTCTAACAGGCCAAAACATTGACATGATGTTACCACAAATGTTCTGTATTCCTGGAATGACTCAGTACCGTGCCCTATTCGATCTGCTCAAGATCCCTTATATAGGAAATACCCCAGATATTATGGCGATCGCGGCCCACAAAGCCAGAGCCAAAGCAATTGTCGAAGCAGCAGGGGTAAAAGTGCCTCGGGGAGAATTGCTTCGCCAAGGAGATGTTCCGACAATTACACCTCCAGCAGTCGTCAAACCCGTAAGTTCTGACAACTCTTTAGGAGTAGTCTTAGTTAAAGATGTGAATGAATATGATGCTGCCTTAAAGAAAGCATTTGAATATGCAGATGAGGTCATCGTAGAAGCATTCATCGAACTTGGTCGAGAAGTCAGATGTGGCATCATTGTAAAAGACGGTGAGCTAATAGGTTTACCACTTGAAGAATATCTGGTAGATCCTCACGATAAACCCATTCGCAACTATGCTGATAAACTTCAACAAACGGACGATGGTGACTTGCATTTGACTGCTAAAGATAATATCAAAGCTTGGATTTTAGACCCTAACGACCCAATCACCCAAAAGGTTCAGCAAGTAGCTAAAAGGTGTCATCAGGCTTTGGGTTGTCGCCACTACAGTTTATTCGATTTTCGGATTGATCCAAAGGGACAACCTTGGTTCTTAGAAGCAGGATTGTATTGTTCTTTTGCCCCCAAAAGTGTAATTTCTTCTATGGCGAAAGCAGCCAGAATCCCTCTAAATGATTTATTAATAACCGCTATTAATGAAACATTGGGTAGTAATAAAAAGGTGTTACAAAATTGA
- the patD gene encoding heterocyst frequency control protein PatD, with protein MSLNPEKYLALVTLLEQLRSDATTTQIAAPELRVRVASLQQFFGQQIVPLADENWRVQSYQTEMSKQLRLLAIDVMFLQGARQASTAQTRLQTISDRLTTLIQYCNAILQPEAEGEK; from the coding sequence ATGTCTTTAAACCCTGAGAAATATTTGGCACTCGTAACCTTGCTAGAGCAATTACGCTCCGATGCCACAACGACCCAAATTGCTGCGCCTGAACTGCGAGTGCGTGTAGCCTCGTTGCAGCAATTTTTCGGACAGCAGATTGTGCCTTTGGCTGATGAAAACTGGCGAGTACAGTCTTATCAAACGGAAATGAGTAAGCAATTGCGTTTGTTGGCGATAGATGTGATGTTTTTGCAAGGAGCGCGGCAAGCATCTACTGCACAGACGAGACTTCAGACGATTAGCGATCGCTTGACAACCCTCATTCAGTACTGTAATGCTATTCTGCAACCAGAAGCGGAAGGAGAAAAATAA
- a CDS encoding bifunctional (p)ppGpp synthetase/guanosine-3',5'-bis(diphosphate) 3'-pyrophosphohydrolase yields the protein MSSLAINSSVDLAIPEWLKKCLKESSTSNGEVEDDRRHSDAVLIGRAFEFAYQLHQGQYRKSGEPYIAHPIAVADLLHDLGGSAAMIAAGFLHDVVEDTEVTSQEIEERFGAEVRQLVEGVTKLSKINFTSKTESQAENFRRMFLAMAQDIRVIVVKLADRLHNMRTLQYMSESSRRRSAQETRDIFAPLANRLGIWRIKWELEDLAFKYLEPEAYRQMQEHVSEKRTAREEKLARATNMLQERLQQAGIRFQDISGRPKHLYSIYQKMHRQQKEFHEIYDLAALRIIVQSNEECYRALAVVHDAFRPIPGRFKDYIGLPKPNRYQSLHTGVIGLTGRPLEVQIRTIEMHHIAEYGIAAHWKYKETGGSSISHLTGTDDKFTWLRQLLEWQTDLKDAQEYLDSVKDNLFEDDVYVFTPKGDVVPLSPGSTTIDFAYRIHTEVGNHCSGARVNGRMVSLSTRLQNGDIVEVLTQKNCHPSLDWLNFVRSSAAKYRIKQWYKRSRREENIARGRELLEKELGKTGFDSLLKSDAMETVAEKCNYHSVDDLLAGLGYGEVTLNLVLNRWREVAKGQQPVSTVSPFIPKEPPTTSKALRDAPSTTSRASDSPIVGVEGLVYHLAGCCTPIPGEPIIGVVTRGRGISIHRQGCHNLETVEYERLVPVRWNPSAENSGRPHTYPVDVQIETLDRVGVLKDILSRLSDQGINVRHAQVKTSVGQPALMDLGIDIRDRSQLEQVFVQIKKMSDILNIRRVGQIDE from the coding sequence ATGAGCAGTCTAGCTATAAATTCATCAGTTGATCTAGCCATTCCGGAATGGTTAAAAAAATGTTTGAAGGAGTCATCAACAAGTAACGGCGAAGTGGAAGATGACCGAAGGCATAGTGATGCAGTCTTAATTGGTCGCGCATTTGAATTTGCTTACCAATTGCATCAAGGTCAATACCGCAAATCGGGAGAACCATACATCGCTCATCCCATCGCTGTAGCCGACTTGCTGCATGACTTGGGAGGTAGTGCTGCTATGATAGCAGCTGGATTTCTCCATGATGTAGTTGAAGATACAGAAGTTACAAGTCAAGAAATTGAAGAACGCTTTGGCGCAGAAGTGCGGCAATTAGTTGAAGGTGTAACAAAGCTTTCTAAAATCAATTTCACCAGCAAAACCGAAAGCCAAGCCGAAAACTTCCGGCGGATGTTTTTGGCAATGGCGCAAGATATTCGGGTCATTGTGGTGAAATTGGCAGATCGTTTGCATAATATGCGAACTTTACAATACATGTCGGAGTCCAGCCGCCGCCGCAGTGCCCAAGAAACGCGAGATATTTTCGCGCCTTTAGCCAATCGCTTGGGGATTTGGCGAATTAAATGGGAACTGGAAGATTTGGCTTTTAAGTATTTGGAACCAGAAGCTTACCGCCAAATGCAAGAGCATGTTTCCGAAAAACGGACGGCGCGAGAAGAGAAATTGGCTAGAGCTACGAATATGTTGCAAGAGCGTTTGCAGCAAGCCGGAATCCGTTTTCAGGATATTAGCGGTCGTCCCAAGCACCTTTATAGCATTTACCAAAAAATGCACCGCCAGCAAAAGGAATTTCATGAAATTTACGATTTGGCAGCGCTGCGGATTATTGTTCAAAGCAATGAGGAATGCTATCGGGCGTTGGCGGTGGTTCATGATGCTTTTCGCCCAATTCCTGGGAGATTTAAAGATTACATTGGGCTGCCAAAGCCTAACCGTTACCAGTCGTTGCATACTGGGGTGATTGGACTAACTGGCCGTCCTTTAGAGGTGCAAATTCGGACAATCGAAATGCATCATATCGCCGAGTATGGGATTGCCGCCCATTGGAAATACAAAGAAACTGGAGGTTCTAGCATTAGCCATTTGACAGGGACAGATGACAAGTTTACTTGGCTGCGACAATTGCTAGAATGGCAAACCGATCTCAAGGACGCACAAGAATATCTTGATAGTGTCAAGGATAATCTATTTGAAGATGATGTCTATGTCTTCACCCCTAAGGGGGATGTTGTTCCTTTAAGCCCTGGTTCTACCACTATAGATTTTGCTTATCGCATTCATACGGAAGTTGGAAACCATTGTTCAGGGGCGCGGGTGAATGGGCGAATGGTGTCTCTGTCAACTCGGCTGCAAAATGGCGATATTGTAGAAGTTCTCACTCAAAAGAACTGCCATCCGAGTTTGGATTGGTTGAACTTTGTCAGAAGTTCGGCGGCGAAATATCGGATAAAACAATGGTACAAGCGATCGCGCCGCGAAGAAAATATTGCCCGTGGACGAGAATTGTTAGAAAAGGAACTAGGTAAAACTGGTTTTGATAGTTTGCTAAAGTCCGATGCAATGGAGACTGTCGCCGAAAAGTGTAATTACCACAGTGTGGACGATTTACTTGCTGGTTTGGGTTATGGTGAAGTTACGTTGAACTTGGTGCTAAATCGTTGGCGAGAAGTGGCGAAGGGACAACAACCAGTTTCCACAGTGTCGCCATTTATCCCCAAAGAACCACCTACTACATCAAAAGCTTTGCGAGATGCGCCTTCAACTACTTCCCGCGCCAGTGATTCCCCTATTGTTGGGGTAGAAGGGTTGGTATATCATTTAGCTGGATGTTGTACCCCGATTCCTGGCGAACCGATTATTGGTGTGGTGACGCGAGGTAGGGGGATTTCAATTCATCGCCAAGGCTGTCATAATCTAGAGACTGTGGAATATGAGCGCTTAGTACCAGTTAGGTGGAACCCAAGCGCCGAAAATAGTGGTCGCCCGCACACGTATCCAGTAGATGTTCAAATTGAAACCCTTGACCGTGTAGGGGTGCTAAAAGATATTTTGTCACGGTTGAGTGACCAAGGAATCAATGTTCGCCATGCTCAGGTGAAAACCTCTGTTGGTCAACCTGCATTGATGGATTTAGGAATAGATATACGCGATCGCTCTCAATTAGAGCAAGTGTTTGTGCAAATTAAGAAAATGAGCGACATTTTGAATATTCGCCGCGTTGGTCAAATTGACGAATAG
- a CDS encoding sedoheptulose 7-phosphate cyclase, translated as MSNVQASFEATEAEFRVEGYEKIEFSLVYVNGAFDISNREIADSYEKFGRCLTVIDANVNRLYGKQIKSYFRHYGIDLTVVPIVITEPTKTLATFEKIVDAFSDFGLIRKEPVLVVGGGLTTDVAGFACAAYRRKSNYIRVPTTLIGLIDAGVAIKVAVNHRKLKNRLGAYHAPLKVILDFSFLQTLPTAQVRNGMAELVKIAVVANSEVFELLYEYGEELLSTHFGYVNGTKELKAIAHKLNYEAIKTMLELETPNLHELDLDRVIAYGHTWSPTLELAPMIPLFHGHAVNIDMALSATIAARRGYITSGERDRILSLMSRIGLSIDHPLLDGDLLWYATQSISLTRDGKQRAAMPKPIGECFFVNDFTREELDAALAEHKRLCATYPRGGDGIDAYIETQEESKLLGV; from the coding sequence ATGAGTAATGTTCAAGCATCGTTTGAAGCAACAGAAGCTGAATTTCGCGTGGAAGGTTACGAAAAAATTGAGTTTAGTCTTGTCTATGTCAATGGTGCATTTGATATCAGTAACAGAGAAATTGCAGACAGCTATGAGAAGTTTGGCCGTTGTCTGACTGTGATTGATGCTAATGTCAACAGACTATATGGCAAGCAAATCAAGTCATATTTTAGACACTATGGTATTGATCTGACCGTAGTTCCCATTGTGATTACTGAGCCTACTAAAACCCTTGCAACCTTTGAGAAAATTGTTGATGCTTTTTCTGACTTTGGTTTAATCCGCAAGGAACCAGTATTAGTAGTAGGTGGTGGTTTAACCACTGATGTAGCTGGGTTTGCGTGCGCTGCTTACCGTCGCAAGAGTAACTACATTCGGGTTCCGACAACGCTGATTGGTTTGATTGATGCAGGTGTGGCGATTAAGGTTGCAGTCAACCATCGCAAGTTAAAAAATCGCTTGGGTGCATATCATGCTCCTTTGAAAGTTATCCTCGATTTCTCCTTCTTGCAAACATTACCAACGGCTCAAGTTCGTAATGGGATGGCAGAGTTGGTCAAAATTGCTGTTGTGGCGAACTCTGAAGTCTTTGAATTGTTGTATGAGTATGGCGAAGAGTTGCTTTCCACTCACTTTGGATATGTGAATGGCACAAAGGAACTGAAAGCGATCGCACACAAGCTCAATTACGAGGCAATAAAAACTATGCTGGAGTTGGAAACTCCAAACTTGCATGAGTTAGACCTCGATCGTGTCATTGCCTACGGTCATACTTGGAGTCCGACCTTAGAATTAGCTCCGATGATACCGTTGTTTCACGGTCATGCCGTCAATATAGACATGGCTTTGTCTGCAACCATTGCGGCAAGACGTGGCTACATTACATCAGGAGAACGCGATCGCATTTTGAGCTTGATGAGTCGTATCGGTTTATCAATCGATCATCCTCTACTAGATGGCGATTTGCTCTGGTATGCTACCCAATCTATTAGCTTGACGCGAGACGGGAAACAACGCGCAGCTATGCCTAAACCCATTGGTGAGTGCTTCTTTGTCAACGATTTCACCCGTGAAGAACTAGATGCCGCTTTAGCTGAACACAAACGTCTCTGTGCTACATACCCTCGTGGCGGAGATGGCATTGACGCTTACATAGAAACTCAAGAAGAATCCAAACTATTGGGAGTGTGA
- a CDS encoding M4 family metallopeptidase has translation MARNKKKSAGFKYEHPLDSRCPICCIVPPHILKNVVVNGNPQQRTWAFHTLNISAQFLGRRNVVGNISFAPSPGAKRRTIYDAKYGQQLPGTLVRGEGDPPSSDVAVNEAYDAAGATYDLFHEIFDRNSIDDKGLRLDSTVHYGVKYDNAFWNGDQMVYGDGDGELFQRFTTSIDVIGHELTHGITQYEAGLQYYGESGALNESFSDVFGSLVKQKSKNQTAQEADWLIGEGLLVPTVKGVALRSMKAPGTAYDDPVLGKDPQPGHVKDKYTGTDDNGGVHINSGIPNHAFYLAAVSIGGYAWEKAGKIWYIALRDRLKAKADFKKAASVTIQIAGELYGNGSDEQKAVQDAWQKVGVI, from the coding sequence ATGGCTCGAAATAAAAAGAAATCAGCCGGGTTCAAGTATGAGCATCCACTTGACTCTAGATGCCCGATTTGTTGTATTGTCCCGCCCCATATACTAAAAAATGTCGTGGTGAATGGCAATCCCCAGCAGCGTACTTGGGCTTTTCATACATTAAATATTTCGGCACAATTTCTAGGACGGAGAAACGTCGTAGGTAATATCTCATTTGCACCTTCTCCAGGTGCGAAGCGCCGTACCATCTACGATGCAAAATATGGTCAGCAACTTCCTGGTACATTAGTGCGCGGTGAAGGCGATCCTCCCAGCAGTGATGTAGCAGTGAATGAAGCCTACGATGCGGCTGGTGCTACTTATGACTTGTTTCATGAGATATTTGATCGCAATTCCATTGACGACAAAGGACTACGTTTAGACTCCACCGTGCATTATGGCGTTAAATATGACAATGCCTTTTGGAACGGCGACCAGATGGTTTATGGTGATGGCGACGGAGAACTGTTTCAACGCTTCACGACATCAATTGATGTGATTGGGCATGAGCTAACTCATGGTATAACCCAGTATGAAGCGGGTTTACAGTACTATGGCGAATCAGGGGCACTGAATGAATCGTTTTCTGATGTTTTCGGTTCCCTAGTCAAACAGAAGAGCAAAAATCAGACTGCACAAGAGGCAGATTGGCTCATTGGCGAAGGTCTTTTAGTACCAACTGTCAAAGGTGTTGCCCTGCGATCGATGAAAGCACCAGGAACAGCTTATGACGATCCAGTATTGGGTAAAGATCCTCAACCAGGCCATGTGAAAGATAAATATACTGGTACTGATGATAACGGTGGCGTGCATATCAACTCAGGAATTCCTAACCATGCGTTTTATTTAGCGGCTGTTAGCATTGGTGGCTATGCTTGGGAAAAAGCAGGCAAAATCTGGTACATAGCTTTACGCGATCGCTTGAAAGCCAAAGCAGATTTCAAAAAAGCTGCCAGTGTCACCATTCAAATTGCTGGCGAACTCTACGGTAATGGTAGTGATGAGCAAAAAGCTGTACAGGATGCTTGGCAAAAGGTAGGAGTTATTTAG
- a CDS encoding hemolysin family protein, which translates to MLQLLIIVFVILLGSAICSSVETALFSVSTLRVRQLAQSNSPSAVRLLAIRENMNRPIAALVILNNTFNIIGSILTGSIAVHVLGDKWLGVFSGILTFLIIIFGEIIPKTIGERYSEQLAILAALPVAGLAIAFTPLVWILENVTAPFAKGKKRPTTNEAEIKLLAKIGHQEGIIESDEAEMIQRVFRLNDVTASDLMTPRIMLTYIYGNMTLAEAKANIIASQHTRIIVINESLDEIIGYALKQNLLTAMVEGSDNQKIASLARKVNFVPEIIRADKLLKNFIEAREHLAVVVDEYGSIAGVITLEDVLEVITGEIVDETDRTVDLQEIARKKREKMLQSAASSN; encoded by the coding sequence ATGCTACAGCTTCTCATCATTGTGTTTGTTATCCTTTTAGGTTCAGCAATTTGTTCTAGTGTAGAAACAGCCTTGTTTTCTGTTTCAACCCTGAGAGTCAGACAATTAGCACAATCCAATAGTCCATCCGCAGTAAGACTTTTAGCGATTCGTGAAAATATGAATCGACCGATTGCGGCTCTTGTGATTCTCAATAATACTTTCAATATCATTGGCAGTATTCTTACAGGTAGTATTGCTGTTCACGTATTAGGAGACAAATGGCTTGGTGTATTTTCAGGAATATTGACATTCTTGATTATCATCTTTGGTGAAATCATCCCAAAGACAATTGGAGAGCGTTATTCTGAGCAACTCGCCATACTTGCGGCTCTTCCTGTAGCTGGACTTGCTATTGCTTTCACACCCTTAGTCTGGATTTTAGAAAATGTTACTGCACCCTTTGCCAAAGGGAAAAAACGACCAACTACGAACGAGGCTGAAATCAAGCTATTGGCGAAGATTGGGCATCAAGAAGGAATTATCGAAAGTGATGAAGCAGAAATGATCCAGCGAGTGTTTAGATTAAATGATGTGACAGCATCTGACTTAATGACACCCCGAATCATGCTGACATATATTTATGGAAATATGACTCTTGCTGAGGCGAAAGCAAATATTATTGCGTCTCAACATACTCGGATTATTGTAATAAATGAATCTCTGGATGAAATTATTGGATATGCTCTCAAACAGAATTTACTGACAGCGATGGTTGAAGGAAGTGACAATCAAAAAATCGCTAGTCTGGCTCGAAAAGTTAACTTTGTTCCTGAGATAATTCGGGCAGATAAACTGTTAAAAAATTTCATAGAAGCTCGTGAACATCTTGCAGTAGTGGTAGACGAATATGGAAGCATCGCTGGTGTCATCACTTTGGAAGATGTGCTTGAGGTGATAACTGGTGAAATTGTAGATGAGACTGATAGAACTGTTGATTTGCAAGAAATTGCCCGCAAGAAACGAGAAAAAATGTTGCAATCTGCCGCTAGTAGCAATTAA
- a CDS encoding O-methyltransferase has translation MTSILGRDTARPITPHSILVAQLQKTLKMAEESNMPSEILTSLRQGLQLAAGLDPYLDDCTTPESTSLTALAQKTSIEDWSKRFSDGETVRQLEQEMLSGHLEGQTLKMFVHITKAKSILEVGMFTGYSALAMAEALPDDGRLIACEVDSYVAEFAQTCFQESPHGHKIVVEVAPALETLHKLAAKKEFFDLIFIDADKKEYVEYFQIILDSHLLAPDGLICVDNTLLQGQVYLPSEQRTANGEAIAQFNRIVAADPRVEQVLLPIRDGITLIRRLV, from the coding sequence ATGACCAGTATTTTAGGACGAGATACCGCAAGACCAATAACGCCACATAGCATTCTGGTAGCACAGCTACAAAAAACCCTCAAAATGGCAGAGGAAAGTAATATGCCTTCAGAGATACTGACCTCTCTGCGCCAAGGGTTGCAATTAGCAGCAGGTTTAGATCCCTATCTGGATGATTGCACTACCCCTGAATCGACCTCATTGACAGCACTAGCGCAGAAGACAAGCATTGAAGACTGGAGTAAACGCTTCAGTGATGGTGAAACAGTGCGTCAATTAGAGCAAGAAATGCTCTCAGGACATCTTGAAGGACAAACACTAAAGATGTTTGTGCATATCACCAAGGCTAAAAGCATCCTAGAAGTGGGAATGTTCACAGGATATTCAGCTTTGGCAATGGCAGAGGCGTTACCAGATGATGGGCGACTCATTGCTTGTGAAGTAGACTCTTATGTGGCCGAGTTTGCTCAAACTTGCTTTCAAGAGTCTCCCCACGGCCACAAGATTGTTGTAGAAGTAGCACCTGCACTAGAGACGCTGCACAAGCTGGCGGCTAAAAAAGAATTCTTTGATCTGATCTTCATTGATGCGGATAAAAAGGAGTATGTAGAGTACTTCCAAATTATCTTGGATAGCCATTTACTAGCTCCTGACGGATTAATCTGTGTAGATAATACTTTGTTGCAAGGACAAGTTTACCTGCCATCAGAACAGCGTACAGCCAATGGTGAAGCGATCGCTCAGTTCAACCGCATTGTCGCCGCAGATCCTCGTGTAGAACAAGTTCTGTTACCCATACGAGATGGCATAACCCTGATTAGACGCTTGGTATAA
- a CDS encoding protealysin inhibitor emfourin, which produces MRISFERTGGFAGISKKTTVDTDTLPPDEAATLPRLVEVADLFRLPELITSPNQESDRFQYKLTVEDNGKQHTVTVSEAALPGTLRPLIEWLQNIAQKR; this is translated from the coding sequence ATGCGGATATCCTTTGAACGCACAGGCGGCTTTGCTGGAATCAGCAAGAAAACAACCGTTGATACAGACACTCTCCCGCCAGATGAAGCTGCCACACTTCCCCGACTGGTGGAGGTTGCAGATTTATTTAGGCTACCTGAATTAATTACCTCGCCAAATCAAGAGAGCGATCGCTTTCAGTATAAGTTAACAGTAGAAGATAACGGTAAACAGCATACGGTGACTGTCAGTGAAGCAGCATTGCCAGGAACCTTAAGACCCCTGATTGAATGGTTGCAGAATATAGCACAGAAAAGGTAA
- a CDS encoding ATP-grasp domain-containing protein, protein MAQSISLSLPQSTTPSKGVRIKIVALFKTIGTLTLLLIALPLNAFIVLISLMCSPFTKKPAVAAHPQNILVSGGKMTKALQLARSFHAAGHRVILIEGHKYWLSGHRFSNAVSRFYTVPAPQDDPEGYTEALLAIVKREKIDVYVPVCSPVASYYDSLAKFALSEYCEVFHFDADITKMLDDKFAFTDQARSLGLSVPKSFKITDPEQVINFDFSKETRKYILKSISYDSVRRLNLTKLPCDTPEETAAFVKSLPISPEKPWIMQEFIPGKELCTHSTVRDGELRLHCCSNSSAFQINYENVENPQIQEWVQHFVKSLRLTGQISLDFIQAEDGTAYAIECNPRTHSAITMFYNHPGVAEAYLGKTPLAAPLEPLADSKPTYWIYHEIWRLTGIRSGQQLQTWLRRLVRGTDAIYRLDDPIPFLTLHHWQITLLLLQNLQRLKGWVKIDFNIGKLVELGGD, encoded by the coding sequence ATGGCACAATCAATCTCTTTATCTCTTCCTCAATCCACAACGCCATCAAAGGGTGTGAGGATAAAAATAGTAGCTCTATTCAAGACTATCGGGACTCTAACACTACTGCTTATAGCCTTGCCGCTTAATGCTTTTATAGTATTGATATCTCTGATGTGTAGTCCGTTTACAAAAAAACCTGCTGTAGCTGCCCATCCCCAGAATATCTTGGTCAGTGGCGGCAAAATGACCAAAGCATTACAACTTGCCCGTTCCTTCCATGCAGCTGGACACAGAGTTATTCTGATTGAAGGTCATAAATACTGGTTATCAGGGCATAGATTCTCAAATGCTGTGAGTCGTTTTTATACAGTTCCTGCACCACAAGACGACCCAGAAGGCTATACCGAGGCGCTATTGGCAATTGTCAAACGAGAGAAGATTGACGTTTATGTACCCGTATGCAGCCCTGTAGCTAGTTATTACGACTCTTTGGCAAAGTTTGCACTCTCAGAATATTGTGAGGTTTTCCACTTCGATGCTGATATAACCAAGATGTTGGATGATAAATTTGCCTTTACCGATCAGGCGCGATCGCTTGGTTTATCAGTCCCCAAATCTTTTAAAATTACCGATCCTGAACAAGTTATCAACTTCGATTTTAGTAAAGAAACGCGCAAATATATTCTTAAGAGTATTTCTTACGACTCAGTTCGCCGTTTAAATTTAACCAAACTTCCTTGTGATACCCCAGAAGAGACAGCAGCGTTTGTCAAGAGTTTACCCATCAGCCCAGAAAAACCTTGGATTATGCAAGAATTTATTCCTGGGAAAGAATTATGCACCCATAGCACAGTCCGAGACGGCGAATTAAGGTTGCATTGCTGTTCAAATTCTTCAGCGTTTCAGATTAACTATGAAAATGTCGAAAATCCCCAAATTCAAGAATGGGTACAACATTTCGTCAAAAGTTTGCGGCTGACTGGACAAATATCTCTTGACTTTATCCAAGCTGAAGATGGTACAGCTTATGCCATTGAATGTAATCCTCGCACCCATTCGGCGATCACAATGTTCTACAATCACCCAGGTGTTGCAGAAGCCTATCTTGGTAAAACTCCTCTAGCTGCACCTTTGGAACCTCTTGCAGATAGCAAGCCCACTTACTGGATATATCACGAAATCTGGCGATTGACTGGGATTCGCTCTGGGCAACAATTGCAAACTTGGTTAAGGAGATTAGTAAGAGGTACAGATGCCATTTATCGCCTAGATGATCCGATACCATTTTTAACTTTGCACCATTGGCAGATTACTTTACTTTTGCTACAAAATTTGCAACGACTCAAAGGTTGGGTAAAGATCGATTTTAATATCGGTAAACTCGTGGAATTAGGAGGCGACTAA